The Streptomyces griseiscabiei genomic sequence CCAGCGGTACGGCCGACATGGGCAGCACCCGGCCCTGGGCGCCGAGCAGCCTGCCGACCAGGTCGAGGGCCTGGACATGGTCCCCGAGCTGCTCCCACAGGGCGACGATCAGCAGATTGCCGACCGCGTGTTCGTGCAGGTCGCCCTGGGACTGGAAACGGTGCTGGATGACGCGGGCCCAGGTCTGGCCCCAGTCGTCGTCGCCGCAGAGCGCGGCCAGCGCCTTGCGCAGGTCGCCGGGCGGCAGCACACCCAGCTCGTCGCGGAGACGTCCGCTGGAGCCGCCGTCGTCGGCCACGGTGACGACGGCGGTGAGGTCACCGGTGATCCGGCGCAGCGCGGCGAGCGAGGCGGACAGGCCCATGCCGCCGCCGAGGGCGACGACCTTGGGCTGGGCGCCCCGGCGGCGCGGGCGGGCGCCGCGGGCCTCGACGGGCCTGCTCTCGCGGCCCTCGGGGACGACCCGGCGCAGCCGGCTCAGTCTGCTCGGCCGCGGCACGGTGGGTCCGGTCACTCGCGCCCCATGTCCCGGTGCACGACCACGGTCTCGACGCCCTGGGAGGCGAGGCGGGCGGCGAGCTTCTCGGAGGTGGCGACCGAGCGGTGCTTGCCGCCGGTGCAGCCGACCGCGATGGTCACGTACCGCTTGCCCTCACGGCGGTAACCGGCGGCGATCATCTGCAGCAGCTCGGTGTAGCGGTCGAGGAACTCCTTGGCGCCGGGCTGGTTGAAGACGTACGCGGAGACCTCCTCGTTGAGGCCGGTGAAGGGGCGCAGCTCCGGGACCCAGTGCGGGTTGGGCAGGAAGCGCATGTCCACGACCAGGTCGGCGTCGACCGGGAGGCCGTACTTGAAGCCGAAGGACATGACGGTGGCCCGCAGCTCGGGCTCCTCGTCGCCGGCGAACTGGGCGTCCATCTTGGCGCGCAGCTCGTGCACATTGAGGCTGGAGGTGTCGATGACCAGGTCGGCGTCGCCGCGCAGCTCGCGCAGCAGCTCCCGCTCGGCGGCGATGCCGTCGGTGATGCGGCCGTCGCCCTGGAGGGGGTGCGGGCGGCGGACCGACTCGAAGCGGCGCACCAGGGCGTCGTCGGAGGACTCCAGGAAGACGATCCGCCGGGTGACGTGCTTGGTCTCCAGATCGGCGAGGGAGTCCCGCAGATTGTCGAAGAAGCGGCGGCCGCGGACGTCCACGACGACCGCGATCCGGGCCACGTTCCCCTGGGAGCGGGCGCCCAGCTCCACCATGGTGGGGATCAGGGCGGGCGGCAGGTTGTCGACGACGAACCAGCCGAGGTCCTCCAGACACTTGGCGGCCGTGGACCGTCCGGCGCCGGACATGCCGGAGATGATGACCAGCTCGGGGATGGCCGCCTCGGGGACCCCGGCTGTTTCGATGCCCGTACTCACGTGTGCTCCGTCTTCCTGTGGCGCTGGGTGCTGCGGGGTATCGTCGCCCGCCGCGCTGTGGGCTTCCCCGCGCTCCGCTGTGTGCTCGTGGTGCTGTTCTTCAGGACGCGCCGTGCGCTCCGGGAGTTCTGCGGGCTCCGGGAGTCCTGGGCGCTCGTCGTGCTCGTTCATGTCTCCTGCCCTCGCCGCCGGTCCGGGGAGCCCGCGGCCACGGGCTCCCCAGAGGGGTCCGCCGTCGTACCGGGCTCCTCTTCCTCCATGATCTCTCCGGTCGCCGTGTTCACGGCGGGGGCGGCCGGAGCCGCCCGGGCGAGGGCCGCGGCGATCGTCTCGGCCGTCTTGCGGCCTATGCCGGGAACCTCGCAGATCTGGTCGATCGTCGCGGAACGCAGCTTCTTCAGCGAACCGAAGTGCTTCAGCAGGGCCTGCTTGCGAGCCTCCCCGAGGCCGGGCACGTCGTCCAAGGGGCTCGCCCGGAAGCGCTTGGCGCGTTTGGCTCGCTGGTAGGTGATGGCGAAGCGGTGGGCCTCGTCGCGGACGCGCTGGAGGAGGTAGAGGCCCTCGCTGGTGCGGGGCAGGACCACCGGGTCGTCCTCGCCCGGCACCCAGACCTCCTCCAGACGCTTGGCGAGGCCGCACACGGCGATGTCGTCGATGCCCAGCTCGTCGAGGGCCCGCCGCGCGGCGGCCACTTGCGGCTGTCCGCCGTCCACGACGACGAGCTGCGGCGGGTAGGCGAACCGCTTGGGGCGGCCGTCGTCGTCCTTGAGTCCGCCCGCCGGGCCGTCGGCCCCGTCCCCGGAATCGGCGGTGTCCTCCTCCACCCACTCGCCGGTCTTCTCCTTCTCGGCGAGGTACCGCTTGAAGCGGCGGGCGATGACCTCGTGCATGGAGCGGACGTCGTCCTGGCCCTCGCCGTGCCAGACCTGGGTGTCTCCGACACGGCCCTTGATCTGGAAGCGGCGGTACTCGCTCTTGCGGGCCAGGCCGTCCTCGAAGACGACCATGGAGGCCACCACGTCGTCGCCCTGGAGGTGGGAGATGTCGTAGCACTCGATCCTGAGCGGGGCGCTGTCCAGGTCGAGGGCCTCCGCGATCTCCTCCAGCGCGCGGGAGCGGGTGGTGAGGTCGGAGGCGCGCTTGGTCTTGTGCAGGACGAGCGACTGCTGGGCGTTGCGCGCGACGGTCTCCATGAGCGCCTTCTTGTCGCCGCGCTGCGGGACGCGCAGGGAGACGTGGGAGCCGCGGCGCCCGGTGAGCCACTCCTGCACCGGTCCCACGGGGTCGGGCAGCGCCGGGACGAGGACCTCCTTGGGCACGGAGTCGCCGGTCTCCTCGCCGTACAGCTGCTGGAGCGCGTGCTCCACGAGGTCACCGGTGGTGACGGCCTCGACCTTGTCGGTGACCCAGCCGCGCTGGCCGCGCACGCGTCCACCGCGGACGTGGAAGATCTGGACGGCCGCCTCCAGCTCGTCCTCGGCGAGGGCGATCAGGTCGGCGTCGGTCGCGTCGGCGAGCACGACCGCGCTCTTCTCCATGGCCTTCTTCAGGGCCTCGATGTCGTCGCGCAGCCGGGCGGCCCGCTCGTACTCCATCTCCTCGGCCGCGTCCGTCATCCGCTTCTCCAGACGGCGGATGTACGTGCCCGTGCGGCCGGCCATGAAGTCGCTGAACTCCTCGGCCAGTTCGCGGTGGTCCTCGGCGGAGATCCGCTCCACGCAGGGGGCCGAGCACTTGCCGATGTAGCCGAGCAGACAGGGGCGGCCGGTGCGGGCCGCGTTCTTGAACACCCCGGCCGAGCAGGTGCGGACGGGGAAGACGCGCAGCAGCAGGTCGACGGTGTCCCGGATCGCCCACGCGTGCCCGTACGGCCCGAAGTACCGCACGCCCTTCTTCTTGTGACCGCGCATCACCTGCACGCGGGGGTACTGCTCGTTCATCGTGACCGCGAGGTACGGGTAGCTCTTGTCGTCGCGGTACTTGACGTTGAACCGGGGGTCGAACTCCTTGATCCAGGAGTACTCCAGCTGCAGCGCCTCGACCTCCGTGGACACCACGGTCCACTCCACGGAGGCGGCCGTGGTGACCATCGTGCGGGTGCGCGGGTGGAGGCCGGTCAGGTCCTGGAAGTAGCTGGCCAGGCGCTGACGCAGGCTCTTCGCCTTCCCGACGTAGATCACCCGGCGGTGCTCGTCACGGAACTTGTACACCCCGGGAGAGTCCGGGATCTGTCCCGGACTGGGGCGGTAGCTGGAGGGATCGGCCATGCTCCACACCCTACTGGCGGGGAGTGACAGCGCGGGGGGCCTGTGGACAAGGGCCGGGTCCCGGGTCCTAGCGGGTCTCCAGGAACGTCAGCACGGCCAGGACCCGTCGGTGGTCGTCGGGCTCCTCGGGCAGCCGCAGCTTGCCCAGAATGCTCCGCACATGCTTCTCGACGGTCCCCTCGGTCACCCACAGCCGCCGCCCGATGCCCGAATTGGACCGCCCCTCGGCCATGAGGCCGAGCACTTCCCGCTCCCGGTTGCTGAGCATCGACAGCGGATCGTCGCGTCGCTGCGCCGCGACCAGTTCCTGCACCAGCGACGGATCCACCACCGACCCGCCGCGCCGGATGCGGTCCAGCGTCTCCAGGAACTCGTCGACCACCGTGATCCGGCTCTTGAGCAGATAGCCGATGCTCCGCCCGCCGGCCAGCAGCTCCAGCGCGTCCTCGACCTCGACGAACGCCGACAGCACGAGGATCCCGACGGACGGATACCGCTCCCGGATCGCGCTGGCGGCCTTCAGACCCTCCGTGGACTGCGTCGGCGGCATCCTGATGTCGACGATGGCGATGTCCGGAAGCCGGGTCTCCACCAGCTCCATGAGCCCGCCGGCGTCACCGGCCTGCCCCACCACCTCGTAGCCGACGCGCTCGCACAGGCTCGCCAGACCCTCCCTCAGGAGCACGTCGTCGTCCGCGAGCACCACCCGCCCGCGCACCGGACGCTGATCGGCCTCCATGGTCTCGGTCTCCCCCTTGCCCGACCTGTCCCGTTCGTCCCAACAGCCTGCCTGAACATGGGTCTTACGGCTAGCCGGAAGCCTAGTTGGGGGCGGGCCGTGAAGACACCTGAACGTTTGCCCGCAATGCTCGTAGAAGTGCGGCCGACGACGGCACCGCCGGCTCTGACGGGAGACGGCGAGAGGTCCGGCTGCCCGAGAGCCGGACGGCCGTCTCCGCCGTCCGATTCGACCGCCCGGAACGTGCGCCCCGTACCGAGACCCGGACTCCCCCCTTTGAACGGGTCTCACCGCGTACGCTTCGGGCGGTCACGCACGTGGCGGGAAGACCGCCGTCGCGACCTCCTCGGGCGGGGTCAGCGGCAGCCGCACCCGCAGGGTCGTACCGCTCCCGGGCGGGCTGGTGATCGTCAACCTGCCGCCGATCGCTTCCACCCGGTCGATGAGCCCGATGAGCCCCGATCCCCGCTCGGGTTCCGCTCCCCCGACGCCGTCGTCCCGGATGACCAGTTCCAGCGCGCCCGCGCGTTCCTCCGCCGCCACGGTCACCACGCTCGCGCGCGCGTGCTTGACGGCGTTGGTGAGGCTCTCGGAGGTGACGTAGTACGCGGCCACCTCCACCTGGTCCGGGAAGCGGGCGCCCGCGAGGTCGAGGTCGAGTTCCAGGGGGATGGCGGAGCGGCGGGCGAGGGCGCGCAGGGCGGGGCCCAGACCGCCCCGGGAGAGGACGGACGGGTGGATGCCCCGGGCCACCTGGAGCAGGTCCTGGAAGGTGTCGTCGAGGCCCTTGGCCAGCTGGTCCAGCTGCTGCGCGAGCTCCGAGGACCGGTCCTCCACCAGGGTCTCCGCCATCCGCAGCTCCAGCTGGAGGGAGACCAGGCGCTGCTGGACGCCGTCGTGCAGATCGCGTTCGATGCGCCGCCGGGAGGCGTCCCCGGCGGCGACCACGCGCGCGCGGGAGGCGGTCAGCTGGGCGCGGCTGTCGGCGTTGGCGATGGCGGTGGCGATCAGTTCGGTGAAGTTGGCGAGCCGGGACTCGGTGCCCTCGGGCAGCGGATCGAGCAGCGAGGCCGCGACGACGACCCCCCAGAGCCGTCCGTCGACGACGATGGGAGCGCCCACGGAGGTGTCCGACCGGGTGGCGCACCGGGTGCGGGCGACCTCCTCTATGGTGCTTCTGGCCGCCTCCCGGCGGGTCGTGCGGGCGGACTCGGCGCTCGCGTCCACGCGCGCGTGCGCGATGCCGAGGACCGTGACGCTGCCGTCGGCCTCGTACCGCATGACCGCGGAGGCCGTGCCCAGCAGCGAGGCGACCTCCTCCGCCACCGTCGCGAACACGTCGGCCGGCGGCACTCCGCGGGCGACTGCGGTGGCGACGCGGCGCAGCGCGGTCTGTTCGCGCGCGGCCCGGCGGCTCTCGGTGACATCGCGGGCGGCGGCGTAGATGAGGCCCTCCTCGGGCACCGACCGGGCGCTCCACTGCAGCCAGCACTCGGTGCCGTCGGCGCGGACGTACCGGTTCTCGAACTCGGCCACCTCGGCGCCGCCCGCCAGCCGTGCCACGGCGTCGCGGGTTCTGTCCCGGTCCTCCTCGTGGACGAAGTCGAGGAGCGGCCGGGAGGTCAGGGTCTCGATCGGATAGCCCAGGGTGCGTTCGAAGGCCGGGTTGACGCGTTTGAAGAAGCCGTCGACGCCGCTGATGCAGAGCAGGTCGAGGGAGAGGTTGAAGATGCCCTCCAGTTCCTCCTCGGCCCGTCTGCGCCGGCCGTGGGCCGCGGCGAAGGACGCCATGGTGCCGTTCATGCCGCCCAGCAGCTGGGCCCAGGTGCCGGCGAAGGAGTCGACGTCGGCCCGGTGTCCGAGCCGGCCCGCGTCGATCGCCGTGTTCATCTCCCGGATCTCCCCGGCCAGCCGCTCGCTGGTCACCCGCAGCTCGCGGAAGGTGTCGGCGACACCGCCGAGTTCGTCGCGTCCCGCGTAGCGGATGTCGTAGGAGAGGTCGCCGTCCGACAGGGCGCGGGCGCCCTCGGAGACCTGTCCGAGGGGGCGGGTGATCGAGCGGCGCAGGGCCAGCGCGAGGACGGTGACGAGGGCCAGGACGCCGAGGGAGACGGCCAGTTCGGTGAAGGCCCGGGCACGGATGGCGCGCAGGTCGCGGTGGGCGATGGCGTCGAGTTCCCGGGCGGCCCGGTCCTGGATGCCCCGCAGGGTGTCGACATGGCGCTCGGAGACGGACAGCCAGTTGTCGTAC encodes the following:
- the rapZ gene encoding RNase adapter RapZ yields the protein MNEHDERPGLPEPAELPERTARPEEQHHEHTAERGEAHSAAGDDTPQHPAPQEDGAHVSTGIETAGVPEAAIPELVIISGMSGAGRSTAAKCLEDLGWFVVDNLPPALIPTMVELGARSQGNVARIAVVVDVRGRRFFDNLRDSLADLETKHVTRRIVFLESSDDALVRRFESVRRPHPLQGDGRITDGIAAERELLRELRGDADLVIDTSSLNVHELRAKMDAQFAGDEEPELRATVMSFGFKYGLPVDADLVVDMRFLPNPHWVPELRPFTGLNEEVSAYVFNQPGAKEFLDRYTELLQMIAAGYRREGKRYVTIAVGCTGGKHRSVATSEKLAARLASQGVETVVVHRDMGRE
- the uvrC gene encoding excinuclease ABC subunit UvrC → MADPSSYRPSPGQIPDSPGVYKFRDEHRRVIYVGKAKSLRQRLASYFQDLTGLHPRTRTMVTTAASVEWTVVSTEVEALQLEYSWIKEFDPRFNVKYRDDKSYPYLAVTMNEQYPRVQVMRGHKKKGVRYFGPYGHAWAIRDTVDLLLRVFPVRTCSAGVFKNAARTGRPCLLGYIGKCSAPCVERISAEDHRELAEEFSDFMAGRTGTYIRRLEKRMTDAAEEMEYERAARLRDDIEALKKAMEKSAVVLADATDADLIALAEDELEAAVQIFHVRGGRVRGQRGWVTDKVEAVTTGDLVEHALQQLYGEETGDSVPKEVLVPALPDPVGPVQEWLTGRRGSHVSLRVPQRGDKKALMETVARNAQQSLVLHKTKRASDLTTRSRALEEIAEALDLDSAPLRIECYDISHLQGDDVVASMVVFEDGLARKSEYRRFQIKGRVGDTQVWHGEGQDDVRSMHEVIARRFKRYLAEKEKTGEWVEEDTADSGDGADGPAGGLKDDDGRPKRFAYPPQLVVVDGGQPQVAAARRALDELGIDDIAVCGLAKRLEEVWVPGEDDPVVLPRTSEGLYLLQRVRDEAHRFAITYQRAKRAKRFRASPLDDVPGLGEARKQALLKHFGSLKKLRSATIDQICEVPGIGRKTAETIAAALARAAPAAPAVNTATGEIMEEEEPGTTADPSGEPVAAGSPDRRRGQET
- a CDS encoding response regulator transcription factor; its protein translation is MEADQRPVRGRVVLADDDVLLREGLASLCERVGYEVVGQAGDAGGLMELVETRLPDIAIVDIRMPPTQSTEGLKAASAIRERYPSVGILVLSAFVEVEDALELLAGGRSIGYLLKSRITVVDEFLETLDRIRRGGSVVDPSLVQELVAAQRRDDPLSMLSNREREVLGLMAEGRSNSGIGRRLWVTEGTVEKHVRSILGKLRLPEEPDDHRRVLAVLTFLETR
- a CDS encoding PAS domain S-box protein, with the protein product MLLVLLPVTVLLAFTAFAAATQWQEARTLRDFDTAIEVSFSASEVSGAVARERIAAVEARLSARPDTLRGRAEAQRTTDRALRRAFGEAVDRQQGSDVAGELDAVRRQLHALRVQTGTGSLDAQTVTQRYEVIQNKVIDTVAALESGRPTRGSGRAADAHMAMLRAVAATESERAELAILFHTSGEGHPTATAGRWTELEKSQLRRFRLTASDALNAELHAALFQAPGREVRKARDLLADPDSRPADWPTYDNWLSVSERHVDTLRGIQDRAARELDAIAHRDLRAIRARAFTELAVSLGVLALVTVLALALRRSITRPLGQVSEGARALSDGDLSYDIRYAGRDELGGVADTFRELRVTSERLAGEIREMNTAIDAGRLGHRADVDSFAGTWAQLLGGMNGTMASFAAAHGRRRRAEEELEGIFNLSLDLLCISGVDGFFKRVNPAFERTLGYPIETLTSRPLLDFVHEEDRDRTRDAVARLAGGAEVAEFENRYVRADGTECWLQWSARSVPEEGLIYAAARDVTESRRAAREQTALRRVATAVARGVPPADVFATVAEEVASLLGTASAVMRYEADGSVTVLGIAHARVDASAESARTTRREAARSTIEEVARTRCATRSDTSVGAPIVVDGRLWGVVVAASLLDPLPEGTESRLANFTELIATAIANADSRAQLTASRARVVAAGDASRRRIERDLHDGVQQRLVSLQLELRMAETLVEDRSSELAQQLDQLAKGLDDTFQDLLQVARGIHPSVLSRGGLGPALRALARRSAIPLELDLDLAGARFPDQVEVAAYYVTSESLTNAVKHARASVVTVAAEERAGALELVIRDDGVGGAEPERGSGLIGLIDRVEAIGGRLTITSPPGSGTTLRVRLPLTPPEEVATAVFPPRA